A genomic region of Brienomyrus brachyistius isolate T26 chromosome 6, BBRACH_0.4, whole genome shotgun sequence contains the following coding sequences:
- the LOC125744388 gene encoding protein Wnt-7a isoform X2, with product MDCSHITLSGDCLFKNWRIICQTRPDAVIIIGEGIQMGINECQFQFRSGRWNCSALGERTAFGRELKVGSKEAAFTYAIISAGVAHAITAACAQGNLSECDCDQEKQGFYDQEEGWRWGGCSADIRFGLDFSKVFVDAREVKKNPRALMNLHNNEVGRKILEKNMQQECKCHGVSGSCTTRTCWTTLPKFRELGHILKDKYNIAVHVEPVVINHKRRPFLKVKKPNSYRKPLVTDLVYIDKSPNYCEEDPATGSVGTRGRACNRTVHQPGSCDLMCCGRGYNTHQYSRVWQCNCKFLWCCYVKCNTCSERTEVYTCK from the exons ATGGATTGTTCACATATTACTTTGTCTGGGgattgtttatttaaaaattgg CGGATTATCTGTCAAACCCGGCCCGACGCTGTCATTATCATCGGCGAAGGGATCCAGATGGGCATCAACGAATGCCAGTTTCAGTTCAGGAGCGGACGTTGGAACTGCTCCGCGCTTGGAGAAAGAACTGCCTTCGGAAGAGAATTGAAAGTGG GTAGCAAGGAGGCAGCATTCACTTACGCCATCATCTCCGCCGGGGTGGCCCATGCCATCACTGCCGCCTGCGCACAGGGCAACCTGAGCGAGTGTGACTGTGACCAAGAGAAACAAGGCTTCTATGACCAGGAAGAAGGCTGGAGATGGGGTGGCTGCTCGGCAGATATCCGTTTTGGCCTGGACTTCTCTAAGGTGTTTGTGGACGCCAGGGAGGTTAAGAAGAATCCCAGGGCGCTGATGAATCTGCACAACAATGAGGTCGGACGCAAG ATCCTAGAGAAGAACATGCAGCAGGAGTGCAAATGTCATGGAGTGTCGGGGTCCTGCACGACCAGAACCTGCTGGACCACGTTACCCAAGTTCCGTGAGCTGGGCCACATCCTGAAGGACAAGTATAACATAGCAGTACATGTGGAGCCTGTGGTCATCAATCACAAGAGGCGGCCTTTTCTCAAGGTCAAGAAGCCCAACTCGTACCGCAAGCCGCTTGTCACGGACCTGGTCTACATAGATAAGTCTCCCAACTACTGCGAGGAAGACCCGGCGACAGGCAGCGTGGGCACACGTGGCCGGGCATGCAACAGAACAGTGCATCAGCCTGGCAGCTGCGACTTGATGTGTTGCGGCCGTGGCTACAATACACACCAGTACTCACGTGTCTGGCAGTGCAACTGTAAGTTCCTCTGGTGCTGCTATGTGAAGTGCAACACCTGCAGTGAGAGGACAGAGGTTTATACATGCAAGTGA
- the LOC125744388 gene encoding protein Wnt-7a isoform X1, with product MTKKTRRWIVHILLCLGIVYLKIGGFSSVVALGATIICNKIPGLAPRQRIICQTRPDAVIIIGEGIQMGINECQFQFRSGRWNCSALGERTAFGRELKVGSKEAAFTYAIISAGVAHAITAACAQGNLSECDCDQEKQGFYDQEEGWRWGGCSADIRFGLDFSKVFVDAREVKKNPRALMNLHNNEVGRKILEKNMQQECKCHGVSGSCTTRTCWTTLPKFRELGHILKDKYNIAVHVEPVVINHKRRPFLKVKKPNSYRKPLVTDLVYIDKSPNYCEEDPATGSVGTRGRACNRTVHQPGSCDLMCCGRGYNTHQYSRVWQCNCKFLWCCYVKCNTCSERTEVYTCK from the exons ATGACCAAGAAAACGCGGCGATGGATTGTTCACATATTACTTTGTCTGGGgattgtttatttaaaaattgg GGGCTTCTCATCAGTGGTCGCGCTTGGAGCGACTATAATTTGTAACAAGATTCCCGGTTTGGCTCCTCGACAGCGGATTATCTGTCAAACCCGGCCCGACGCTGTCATTATCATCGGCGAAGGGATCCAGATGGGCATCAACGAATGCCAGTTTCAGTTCAGGAGCGGACGTTGGAACTGCTCCGCGCTTGGAGAAAGAACTGCCTTCGGAAGAGAATTGAAAGTGG GTAGCAAGGAGGCAGCATTCACTTACGCCATCATCTCCGCCGGGGTGGCCCATGCCATCACTGCCGCCTGCGCACAGGGCAACCTGAGCGAGTGTGACTGTGACCAAGAGAAACAAGGCTTCTATGACCAGGAAGAAGGCTGGAGATGGGGTGGCTGCTCGGCAGATATCCGTTTTGGCCTGGACTTCTCTAAGGTGTTTGTGGACGCCAGGGAGGTTAAGAAGAATCCCAGGGCGCTGATGAATCTGCACAACAATGAGGTCGGACGCAAG ATCCTAGAGAAGAACATGCAGCAGGAGTGCAAATGTCATGGAGTGTCGGGGTCCTGCACGACCAGAACCTGCTGGACCACGTTACCCAAGTTCCGTGAGCTGGGCCACATCCTGAAGGACAAGTATAACATAGCAGTACATGTGGAGCCTGTGGTCATCAATCACAAGAGGCGGCCTTTTCTCAAGGTCAAGAAGCCCAACTCGTACCGCAAGCCGCTTGTCACGGACCTGGTCTACATAGATAAGTCTCCCAACTACTGCGAGGAAGACCCGGCGACAGGCAGCGTGGGCACACGTGGCCGGGCATGCAACAGAACAGTGCATCAGCCTGGCAGCTGCGACTTGATGTGTTGCGGCCGTGGCTACAATACACACCAGTACTCACGTGTCTGGCAGTGCAACTGTAAGTTCCTCTGGTGCTGCTATGTGAAGTGCAACACCTGCAGTGAGAGGACAGAGGTTTATACATGCAAGTGA
- the fbxw12 gene encoding F-box/WD repeat-containing protein 12 has product MDSDLSDLTLDCLIHVFSFLTDNDLINASGVSKRWYEAAETPWLWRQMCLHRWSFCNISRCSSENGKRTWKSYYLQRSSLEHKMKTGRSCTDYTCKSLRGHTGRVVGLAYLQENRHDSDNWERPPIVCSASSDGTVRAWNVQQGVQLWSSPVQSPLSSIVTDPRREFVFTSDTSGIIKAWDGCTGQEVAAFPTAVSKCKLLLFSADDQSSLFVGTSSGALCMLTVPSLSLVWRQVLFQAFNIDILVSSPDKKWILAASTEGADCHPQVFCSQSLRSVTEDDPPLGQSLPISCCLAAVFLASEPPRVAVLHGDVYGHQTDKTISVFEITIKKSKYKQEVEVQQVETFPLGLTTWHADVHLQARGAATFVVAAGNHLRVYTLKGALLATFEDHTEAIASFCVDSFRVVTASRDLSLRVLTWKKEHHAGLTLESRFHLLGGSHTRAWGFTHVICDYTSIVASVEARDEKDVLKAYSFNA; this is encoded by the exons ACAGATGTGTCTGCATCGCTGGAGCTTCTGTAATATCAGTCGGTGCAGTTCAGAAAATGGAAAGAGGACCTGGAAGAGTTATTACCTTCAGCGCTCCAGTTTGGAGCATAAGATGAAGACGGGTCGATCGTGCACTGACTACACATGCAAAAGCCTGAGGGGTCATACAG GTAGAGTGGTTGGGCTTGCTTACCTGCAGGAAAACAGACATGACTCTGACAACTGGGAGAGACCACCCATTGTCTGCAGTGCATCTTCTGATGGTACAGTCCGTGCATGGAATGTTCAGCAG GGTGTCCAGCTGTGGTCAAGCCCTGTCCAAAGCCCTCTGTCAAGTATTGTCACTGATCCTCGGCGTGAATTTGTCTTCACCTCGGACACTTCAGGAATAATCAAAGCCTGGGATGGCTGCACAGGACAGGAAGTGGCTGCCTTCCCCACTGCAGTCTCCAAGTGCAAATTGCTGCTCTTTAGTGCTGATGACCAGTCTTCCCTCTTT GTTGGCACTAGCAGTGGTGCCTTGTGCATGTTGACAGTCCCCTCGTTGTCACTGGTCTGGCGTCAAGTGCTCTTTCAGGCTTTTAATATCGACATATTGGTTTCATCTCCTGATAAGAAATGGATCCTCGCAGCTAGCACAGAAGGAGCAGACTGTCACCCACAG GTTTTCTGCAGCCAGAGTCTGAGAAGTGTCACTGAGGACGATCCTCCTCTAGGGCAATCTCTGCCCATCTCCTGCTGTCTGGCTGCGGTTTTCCTGGCCTCTGAACCACCCCGGGTGGCTGTCCTGCACGGTGATGTATATGGACATCAGACAGACAAAACGATCTCCGTCTTTGAAATCACTATTAAAAAATCGAAATACAAACAGGAAGTTGaag TTCAGCAGGTAGAAACCTTTCCGCTGGGTTTGACTACTTGGCATGCAGATGTGCACCTGCAAGCTAGAGGGGCTGCTACCTTCGTGGTTGCAGCTGGGAACCACCTGAGAGTGTACACCCTAAAAGGTGCCTTATTGGCTACTTTTGAGGATCACACAGAGGCAATAGCATCTTTCTGCGTG GACAGTTTTCGCGTGGTTACGGCATCCCGTGACCTCTCCCTGAGAGTGCTCACCTGGAAGAAGGAACACCATGCTGGTCTGACTCTCGAGAGCCGATTCCACCTGCTGGGAGGATCTCACACCAGAGCCTG ggGATTTACGCATGTAATCTGCGATTACACAAGTATTGTGGCCTCAGTGGAAGCCAGAGATGAAAAGGATGTTTTAAAGGCTTATTCCTTCAATGCTTGA